The stretch of DNA CAACTTTCCTTGCAAAGCAGGCTAAATCACATTTCATCTGTGTATCCTGATGTTAATCCTCACAGAATGCATTTCAGAAAGATTCACCACAGACATGCAGGCCTAATACAATCTGTGGAGATTCAAGGTACAACATGTCAATGCAGCTAGAAGTCAGCTGCCATGTTGTGCTGCCACATTTTAAGCCTTATTATATGCTGCAGTgtgcatgcagagacagaaaaatgaaggtattattatatatagaagtactaccccccccccccctctctctctctaagctGTCATTCACTACAACAGCTGTCATCCTCTCACTGAGAAACAGCCTGGTGTTgttgcagcagcaccagcagctaGCAGCGGCTCTTGACAGCCTCGTTGGGTGTTTGGTGTGGATGCTCCTTTCTGCTGCTGAGGGTGACAGAGGTCTgcaggctcagaaagaggtaaACATGCTACACTTTTTTTATGTGGAACTGACCGGTCATTTGTTCTACTGTAGATCATTGGGCTTTTAAGTCATGCATTAACATACAGTACTTGTATGTATTTTGTGTCTTGTAATGTCAAAACATAGAAACAATTACAGGTTACACTAAGGCAAACtaacattaagaaaaaaatCCCAGTTGAACTGCCTATATCACTGTTTGTATGGAGCACTAAATTTATGCAATTTATCTGATGATGTTGCAGCTGGAAAAAGCAGAAGTGATGAGTCTATGCACTCACATCCAAATCACTCAAACCCTCTAAAATCATACATTTAGACATGCAGCCCTCATTGTCTAAGACTACATGGAAATCCAGTATTGTGGGATGATGGATTCAGTATTGTATGTACACATGCTTAATGCTCAAGACTCTTCATAATCACCAGGAAAGATTAAAGGTTGCCCATGGGCCGAGAAGATAATCTGACTACCAGCTCAAACACCGCAGCGCTGAAATAAATGTCATTTAGGTCACATGGTGAATATTCAAGGAGATAGTAAGAATTCAGGTCATGAATGAGTGTCACcaacaacacagagcaggtgctaaaacactcatttcatATCATTATTGTCTTTCcacataatttatttattttatgatgaTTTTGTTACAATCTACATTGCAATACAATGTCATCGCAGTCTCTTTGGTAGAGAACAGGGTCAGGTCCAGCAGAGGGAAGATTATGTGACCTGGTCTTGTAACTGAAAGCTGGGGGTTGTCTCTAAGAAAAAATATGGTATATTGGGAACAATACGgttgttgttttatgttgtatacaagggtgtagatttgcttttgacattggtggggacctgAGATTCCAACACTATCTGGCACTCGCTGTCTTGCATGTGTTTTGGTGCTGCCAACCAACACAGCTACACGTGACAGCAGGAAAAGGCACATCCAGTCACATATATGAGTGTTGGACCATATGAATTACGATAGGACCAGAGCCCATGATAGAACCCTTTGGGTAGGACCAACGATAGAAGGATATTTATTGGTAGGACGCCAGaattaacccttcctgcacccaataaGAATCTGTTGGCTTTTCCTAGCCTTGTGATTTATGTGCCTCCTGTagaaatgttaaaatatgttaCTTACAGTACAACTCAgaagactgtgtgtctgtgagatcCTATTTGGGAATGTTTACCTGGAAACCTTTTTATGGAAATCTGCTCCCTGCAATAATTTGATGCTTTCCTGACATGTTTTGAGCCACACACATGAAACAGACTGAAGCATTCTCACCTGCACCTTGTGTCAAGAATGCTTCTCTGAACCTGTTGCTGCGACAgcattattagggcccgagcaccgaatggtgcaagagccctattgaaacccttaggattattatttttcattttttttccttccccccctaagatcgcatttttgggggccttaacatgcccaaaaactcaccaaacttggtagaaaaattcattcgcccgaaaaattttgaaatttgctgacttttgaaatgcacatagaaaaagggctctatagcgcccccaacgcgtagcccctctggccggtttgacacaggattatgaaaattggcacacatatgtatcacctcaagacgcacaacaaagtctcttggaccccccttccaaacccaacaggaagtccgccatttgaaggtttgtggccatttttggcgatgtgtgaccctgctgccaaacttttcacgcctcgcatacgtcatcggattgagctgaaagtcgccgtgtccactcaggacaccatagggaatagacgcattccaaaactcttacaaaagtctgacagtgtggccggggcgtggcctcaaagtttgaccatttcagaggaaacaggaagtcgctataacttcttcgttttctgtccgatctgtacgaaatgtcacatgtatgatcagagtctgaccctaaacacatctatacaacaatattgaggctttgacagagcgccacctactggctacacaaaatgttgtgttttcataggtttttctgcctgcccctgtggcctgttttgagtagggtcatgaaaattggcacacgtgtgtatcaccccaagatgcacaaaaaactctcttggaccccccctccaaacccaacaggaagtccaccattttgaaatttatgttaatttttggcgatttgtgaccctgctgcaaaacttttcacgcctcgcatacttcatccaatcaagctgaaaatcactgtgtccactcaggacaccatagggaatagacgcattccaaaactcttacaaaagtattacggtgtggtgggggcgtggcctcaaagttgaccattcgccattacaaatgaactccctgtattcttgccctaacgcatagccccgcttaccagtttgacacaggatcatgaaaattagcacacatgtgtatcaccccaagacgcacaaaaaagtctcttggacccccgctccaaacccaacaggaagtccgccattttgacttttgtggccattttgtgcctatttgtgaccctgcttcaaaacttttcaagcctcacatacttcatgcaattgagctgaaaatcactgtgtccactcaggacaccatagggaatagacgcattccaacactctttcaaaagtattaccgtgcggcgggggtgtggcctcagaGTTGAcaattcgccattacaaaggaactcgctgtgttttatgcagtactacccatatactttatgcaatgtgcacaaaatcttacactactgctatggacccgagtctgaacagatatatatgctaataggatgatacggtcatagcgccacctactggtagcaggaaagtttggttgtaaacatgtgtttgttgtatatctgtggaaatgagaggagagcatagcacaggagagtataggagacgagagcataggagagaagacagcaatagccccgcggatcgcaaggtgcgcgagggcccgcaatgctgcttgcagctttaatgtttCATTGTGTCCGTAGTGTTTAAACTCAAACTTTGCACAACCTTGTGTATGTGTCAGCAGGTATGAGTCACGAGACTCTGGTTCATGTTCCTCCATCATTATGCCAGGGCTCAGGTCACCAGACAGCCCTGCACCGCAGTGCCATGGTGGGGAACAGCGAAGCAACAGCTGCTCTGATTCAGGGAGGCTGTGCTCTGGACCTGCAGAGCAGAGTGAGTGGTTGAGTGTGAAtgtcagcaaacacacaggaactTTCATTCATTCTCAGTTAATGTGGTTTAAATGATTATCTGTTTGAGGATGGCAACACTGCACTCCATGAGGCATCCTGGCATGGATTCTCTCAGTGTATCAAACTGCTGGTCAGGGCCGGGGCTAATGTACACATCAGGAACAAGGTTGGATTATTGTTACCATTACCTCATACGATATAAAGTATTagaataatgtgtttgtgattTTCAGGCAGGAAACACAGCACTTCACCTGGCGTGTCAGAATGCACATGCTCAGACTGCTCGCCTTCTGCTGATTGGAGGATCTATACCAGATGCTAAGAACAATGTGAGTCTTCTCTGAGACCGTTTGCAAAGACCTGTATCTCCACAGGGCTAAATGGTAATAAAAGATCACACTGCTCTGATAAGCACTAAAGACTCTTCTATTACAGATGGGGGACACCTGTTTGCATGTGGCTGCTCGCTACAATAACCTGGCTCTGGTGAAAATCCTGCTGGGTTCATTTTGCTCtgtgacagagagaaacaaggTCCAGTATCATGATGACCCTAGCACGACCCTCACGACAAAACACCCACATATGATCTTGTCATGGGGCTGATGCCCACACTCAGAATACCCAGAAAAAGGGGTGAATGGTGGTCAGACAAGGGTCTAGACATTCACCCAGCAGGCTGAGTTGTATGattgtttcttttatttgtgaCCCATTGTGAACCATCACTGACTTCAGctggtgtttatttctgctgttggaCTTTTTAACAAGGAATTGTAGAGGCAGCCCCAACAGGTCGGTTTATCAAGTTTTAATGGATTCATCAAGTactgaatgtgtctgtgtttgactgtagaGAGGGgacacagccctccatgtgactgctgctctcaACCATAAGAAATGTGTCCAGCTCTTACTGGAGGCTGGGACTGATGGGATGGTCAGAAACAATGTAAGATCCGTCTTCAGGTTCAATACAACGAGACCCCTGAAAATTCTCGTTTCTCATAATTGCTATCTATCATTATCTCCCGTCTAGGAAGGTAAAACAGCCCTCGACAAGGCCAGAGACAACAATCACAAAGAAGTGGCGCTTCTTCTGGCCAGAGCTCCAAAGGTTTTTCATCATATCAGTAAAccacgtgtgtgtttgtcctgatTGTTAGATTACAGCAATTATTGGGGTAAATCTAACAGTGTGTTGTTATCAGGTGCACCGCTTCTTGAGAGGAAGAACAATCAGGAAACCCAGGACTCAGTCTGTCACTAGAGCAGAAACACTACAGAATAATGTAAGGAACACGTTTCATTGCATTGCAACCCCTCTGTCAATGCTGATGATGATTTCAAAAGGAAAATATAATCTGAGGCCCAAACTTgtttaatataatatttaataaattatttttacCCAAAATATACATATTATTTTGACTAACTGAAATAAAATGCAAGTTAAATATATAgtaaaaatataatgaaatgttaaatgtatttaaaaaactgtaaaaaattaccGCAATTATTATTAATCTAATTTCCAATGACACCTTTTCACATCACAGGGGTGTGTTGTCACACAGTCCCAATGAATGAACTCAGGTGCTACGTAATGCCCAACAGTCAATCTGAGTTCAAGAAACTATGAACAAAAGACAGAATGTCGgacattaaaatataatttatgtttttttaatggctaCACTGAGTCGTATGTTACATGTTTCCTGTCTGTCATGATCAGGACAATGGTTCTGTGATGGGGGGAACTCCTGGCAGtggacaaagagaaagaactCTTGTCAAGGTGAGTCCTTTACAGCAAGCTCTACAACAACAGCAAGGGAAGAACAacttttttctgattggtctaTGTGTTGATTTACaggttttaaatgaaaatgatcTCACTAAATGCAGGAGTGAATTCCACAGAGAGAAGGATCTGCTCTGTGGGGATGATGGAAACAGGTCCACTCAGGGTGGAAAAACGTATCAGCTTTACACACTGTACCGTGACAAGGAGGGCAACATCAGACAGGTTACATACATTTCTTTATATTTACTGTTAAGCAGCAGTCATGGTCTGGACTGAATTTACAGATTACAGTTCCAAATCCTCAACAACTAGAAGAGTCATGTAATCGGGTGGAGAGCGTCTTTGTTGAGCACACCTCCTACAAAAACCATTGGCAGAGTACTGTACTGTGCTGAGATTGGCCGTTCTCTTCAGGCACCAGCTGGTTCGTGTCACTGCAAGCCTCTGCTGAAGAAGCTGGAGGGCCAGCTGAAAGCCACGCAGGGGGAGATGAGGCTGCATATCCTCAACATCCACGAGCAGGTCGACAGTAGGCTGGTCAAAATGGACCGCAGGAATCGACACCAGGTCTGCTTCCAGATCGCAGTTTTTTATTTActtctaaaacaaaaaaaacattcgtttttttaaagtgtttataGTTGACCTGTACTCATATCTGAACTCATATTTTTGTAACAAATTATAAACCTTTTAGAGCCAATTACCTCACACCATTCTAACCCTATACTAACCTTAACCCTGATCATTTATTCAGACATTTTCTTATACTGTGGCTTGGACAGATTAAAGTGTTGGACATGCTGAATCAGGAaagggcagcagcagaaaggaaGAACATCATTTACAAGATGGAGCAGGAAGCTGCCAAGGGCAGAGAGGAAACCCTGACGTCACAGGTATCCcaaacattttaatgttaaaggtataaatacatacaatacCATAAAATGAGTtaatatttataaatacataattcatacacacacacacacataaatatagcttttttaaaaaaacaatgatgaaaCTACACCTAACATGAGAAAACTAAAGAAGCAGCATTAGGgttttttgtcatatttttgaCATCTCTCCAAGCAGGCAGCATTGAGACACGAACTGAAGAGGTGGTGCACGTCCCAGCTCAAAGACATGGATGTCCACATGCCTGCTGAGCCTCAGTATTACAAACTCCAGCCGTCACCATCTGTGGAACAGTCTGTGGCTGAAGCCGACCTGGAATCACtccccctgctgtctgtgttatcTGGAGACAGCAGCACATCTCTGGCAACCTACGTCAACATACTGCCATTTAAACCTAACAACAGTGCAGAGAACTCCCAGCTGGAGCAGATTGGGAGCAGGACGtattttgaaatgaaaatgaacacatcACCAGGTAAAGACAGCCTTTTACAAAGTTTAGTGACATCTGTGTTTATTAAGTGAACTGCATCCTGTTGCTCCTGTGTGATGGAAATAGGTGGGGGACAAGCCCCTACTATCTCTAACCTATTTTAGATGATTACTGCTGCATCTGAAGCTAGGCACCATTTATCCACTCTTTGAGTCAGCCATTATTTACTGTAAAGATAGCTTAGAAAGTCAgtcgggttagggttagagcaaATCAGATCAGCAGCAGTCTGGATGAATTAGATGCTCAGGGAATTTTAGGTGGCAAACACTTGTCACACCCCATTGAACAGAAGGTTCTCAGGTTAtaagagactgaaagagtacAGATAGGCCACCCTGTCTCCAGCAGCAACCCCTAGCTCCTCCTGAGGGATCAACAGTCATTCGCAGGCCTTCTGGGCCGGAACAATAGAAACACACATTGtaagaagaaaaatataaaaacataataaatataaatgaatacataaaaatgaatgtttgtGATGCAGAATGATCAGGCATGGT from Parambassis ranga chromosome 22, fParRan2.1, whole genome shotgun sequence encodes:
- the ankrd6a gene encoding ankyrin repeat domain-containing protein 6 — translated: MSHETLVHVPPSLCQGSGHQTALHRSAMVGNSEATAALIQGGCALDLQSRDGNTALHEASWHGFSQCIKLLVRAGANVHIRNKAGNTALHLACQNAHAQTARLLLIGGSIPDAKNNMGDTCLHVAARYNNLALVKILLGSFCSVTERNKRGDTALHVTAALNHKKCVQLLLEAGTDGMVRNNEGKTALDKARDNNHKEVALLLARAPKVHRFLRGRTIRKPRTQSVTRAETLQNNDNGSVMGGTPGSGQRERTLVKVLNENDLTKCRSEFHREKDLLCGDDGNRSTQGGKTYQLYTLYRDKEGNIRQAPAGSCHCKPLLKKLEGQLKATQGEMRLHILNIHEQVDSRLVKMDRRNRHQIKVLDMLNQERAAAERKNIIYKMEQEAAKGREETLTSQAALRHELKRWCTSQLKDMDVHMPAEPQYYKLQPSPSVEQSVAEADLESLPLLSVLSGDSSTSLATYVNILPFKPNNSAENSQLEQIGSRTYFEMKMNTSPDNYENTALCPLPAKPSSGFMLGSADPPWQHPGVQDNAIAAVVPLCGEGFSSSSQSRIHTDSTTTLEFFIDRPSEPTFSQERKNLHAIEVTQRFFETVSTQLEHWCERKILEVEQQTELRAQQDRKELLQRITMLEEEIQRLTTNENAES